One region of Halohasta litchfieldiae genomic DNA includes:
- a CDS encoding helix-turn-helix domain-containing protein, with translation MNYLDLRLRFAPEVRHPIHQFIDASDAVDRDVLVHGNTLGDEDTFLFYVVGDRNPYAAALAAAESVIDFEITEIDDRSFYTFLKQQRPDVDEAMFAAFQRTGVIVVPPIQFLPDGVATLTVVGEAEALQSTLQSLPAAVDVTVERVGDYDWRQSLFDPGLTDRQREAVRAAVDADYYAVPREGSIEAVADTLDCSTSTAAEHLRKAEAAVMAAFCRLRDYE, from the coding sequence GTGAACTACCTCGACCTCAGGCTCCGGTTCGCTCCCGAGGTGCGGCATCCGATCCACCAGTTCATCGACGCCTCCGACGCGGTCGACCGGGACGTGCTCGTTCACGGCAACACCCTCGGCGACGAGGACACCTTCCTGTTCTACGTCGTCGGCGACCGCAACCCCTACGCCGCCGCGCTTGCGGCCGCCGAGAGTGTCATCGACTTCGAGATCACCGAGATCGACGACCGGAGTTTTTATACCTTTTTGAAGCAGCAGCGGCCGGACGTCGACGAGGCGATGTTCGCCGCGTTCCAGCGAACCGGCGTGATCGTCGTCCCGCCGATCCAGTTTTTGCCTGACGGCGTAGCGACGCTGACCGTTGTCGGCGAGGCAGAAGCCCTCCAGTCGACGCTCCAGTCGCTGCCGGCCGCGGTCGACGTCACCGTCGAACGCGTCGGCGACTATGACTGGCGGCAGTCGCTGTTCGATCCCGGCCTGACCGACCGCCAGCGCGAGGCGGTTCGGGCCGCCGTCGACGCCGACTACTACGCGGTCCCCCGCGAAGGCAGTATCGAGGCTGTCGCCGACACACTGGACTGCTCGACGAGCACGGCCGCAGAACACCTCCGCAAAGCCGAAGCGGCGGTGATGGCCGCGTTCTGTCGACTCCGCGACTACGAGTAA
- a CDS encoding NUDIX domain-containing protein: MTEIVIAFIRNRGEVLLTRRGGDVDIAPGHWDGISARIDEGTSAVDAARRLVLSATGLSSVTLAYAGESFTAREAGRERTIHPVLFDSPGRDIGAVEGVETVEWVSPTAMLERETVAGLWEAYEQVAPSPTTIGADTIHGAATLSIRALEVVRDRAAVASDWRELVETALELQDARPSMAVLENRLNRVMTTAEQSTSAVHDRAIEEIGAALDADATAAETAANRIEGPIATLSWSGTVEDALTELGAPVTVAESRPNREGIEIAESLARKGLDVTVTTDAALPAVLSDREFEAVLVGADTILPNGDIVNKVGTRALALAAERADLPVYVVAARDKVATDDTFHPEQGPETAVYDGGEAITVRNPVFDLTPGDLVTGVLTEDGLLDQRGISVVAAQHRSNADWVDDL, from the coding sequence ATGACAGAGATCGTCATTGCGTTCATCCGGAACCGTGGAGAGGTGCTGCTGACACGGCGTGGGGGCGACGTCGACATCGCGCCCGGCCACTGGGATGGGATCTCCGCGCGGATCGACGAAGGTACCAGCGCCGTCGACGCGGCCCGTCGACTCGTGCTGTCGGCGACCGGGCTGTCGTCGGTAACCTTAGCCTACGCGGGCGAGTCGTTCACCGCGCGGGAGGCGGGCCGCGAGCGAACGATTCACCCGGTCCTGTTCGATTCGCCGGGCCGTGATATCGGGGCGGTCGAGGGTGTCGAAACCGTCGAATGGGTGTCGCCGACGGCGATGCTCGAACGCGAGACAGTGGCCGGGTTATGGGAGGCCTACGAGCAGGTCGCACCCTCGCCGACGACGATTGGGGCCGATACGATCCATGGGGCGGCCACGCTGTCGATTCGGGCCTTAGAGGTGGTTCGAGACCGGGCGGCGGTCGCCAGCGACTGGAGAGAGTTGGTCGAAACGGCACTCGAACTCCAAGATGCTCGGCCGAGTATGGCGGTGTTGGAAAACCGGCTCAATCGCGTGATGACCACCGCCGAGCAGTCGACAAGCGCGGTCCACGACCGGGCCATCGAAGAGATCGGTGCGGCACTCGATGCCGATGCGACCGCGGCCGAAACCGCCGCCAACCGCATCGAGGGACCGATTGCGACGCTCTCGTGGTCCGGCACCGTCGAGGATGCACTCACCGAACTCGGTGCGCCCGTTACGGTTGCCGAATCCCGACCCAACCGCGAGGGAATCGAGATCGCCGAATCCCTCGCCCGGAAGGGCCTCGACGTGACGGTGACGACCGATGCGGCGCTCCCTGCAGTGTTGTCGGATCGAGAGTTCGAAGCTGTCCTCGTCGGTGCGGACACCATCCTCCCAAACGGTGATATCGTCAACAAGGTCGGCACGCGAGCGCTCGCGTTGGCCGCCGAGCGCGCTGATCTCCCGGTGTATGTGGTTGCAGCACGCGATAAGGTCGCCACCGACGACACGTTCCATCCCGAGCAGGGACCGGAGACGGCGGTCTACGACGGGGGTGAAGCGATCACGGTCCGGAATCCGGTTTTCGATCTGACGCCGGGCGATCTCGTGACCGGCGTGTTGACCGAGGACGGCCTGCTCGATCAGCGTGGCATCTCGGTGGTGGCGGCCCAACATCGGTCGAACGCCGACTGGGTCGACGATCTCTGA
- a CDS encoding coenzyme F420-0:L-glutamate ligase: MELFAVADIPEVTPGDDLASLIRERVDLRPDDVVCVASTVVSKAEGRIADLDDYPAGPRAREIADHLSDLEDREKDPRFAQAVLEESVEIIMESPFLLTETRFGHVGVNAGIDRSNVPDGDLLLLPKRPSESAARIQTELPADQVIVTDTCGRPFRYGQRGVAIGWDGMPASRDWRGQVDRDGREMGVTVQNVIDELAAAANLVAGEGNGGTPVVVVRGFEFGDLPGSQNHFRDLDGDYVRQALRGWSHSPTEGEA; this comes from the coding sequence ATGGAACTATTCGCTGTCGCCGATATCCCGGAAGTAACGCCGGGCGATGATCTCGCTTCGCTCATCCGCGAGCGGGTCGACCTCCGACCCGATGACGTCGTCTGTGTCGCCAGCACGGTCGTCTCGAAGGCCGAAGGCCGGATCGCCGACCTCGACGACTACCCTGCCGGACCACGCGCCCGTGAGATCGCCGACCATCTTTCTGATCTCGAAGACCGCGAGAAAGATCCACGATTTGCGCAGGCAGTGCTCGAAGAGAGCGTCGAGATCATCATGGAGTCGCCGTTTTTGCTCACCGAAACGCGGTTCGGTCACGTCGGCGTCAACGCGGGTATCGACCGCTCGAACGTGCCGGACGGCGACCTGCTTCTCCTCCCCAAGCGGCCCAGCGAAAGCGCGGCGCGAATCCAGACCGAACTGCCGGCCGACCAAGTGATCGTCACCGACACCTGTGGTCGACCGTTCCGCTACGGCCAGCGCGGGGTCGCCATCGGCTGGGACGGCATGCCTGCAAGCCGCGACTGGCGCGGACAGGTCGACCGCGACGGCCGCGAAATGGGTGTGACGGTCCAGAACGTCATCGACGAACTCGCCGCCGCCGCCAACCTCGTCGCCGGTGAGGGCAACGGTGGCACGCCGGTTGTCGTCGTCCGAGGGTTCGAGTTCGGCGACCTGCCGGGGAGTCAGAACCACTTCCGTGATCTGGATGGCGACTACGTTCGCCAAGCCTTGCGTGGCTGGTCCCACAGCCCAACGGAAGGTGAAGCCTAA
- a CDS encoding 5,10-methylenetetrahydromethanopterin reductase has protein sequence MFGIELTPEHPIERLTDLGVRAEDAGYDTLFSSCHYNNRDAFAALHHIGAATDELRVGPGVANPFEIHPVTLASKVATIDEATEGRAVFGIGPGDPSTLSNLGYADDRGLRPVLEAFKTAQKLWAGERVNNDGTFEATDAGLNYEPPSGSDIPVYVGGEGPHMCRMAAKHAGGLLFNGSHEADLAWARDQVEKGLADRPDSRGEFDLAAYASVSVDEDRKAAREAARPPVAFITAGAAPPVLDRHNVDKQTANEIGDNISAGEFSEAFELVTPGMIDAFCMAGTVDAVSDRMAAVLDHADSIVVGSPLGPDLENAIDLAAEAYDRVD, from the coding sequence ATGTTCGGGATCGAACTCACGCCCGAACACCCAATCGAGCGACTCACTGATCTCGGGGTTCGGGCCGAGGACGCTGGCTACGACACCCTGTTTTCCTCGTGTCACTACAACAACCGCGATGCGTTCGCCGCGCTCCACCACATCGGCGCAGCCACTGACGAACTTCGTGTCGGACCGGGTGTCGCCAACCCCTTTGAGATCCATCCCGTCACGCTGGCTTCGAAAGTTGCCACCATCGACGAGGCGACCGAGGGACGAGCTGTCTTCGGCATCGGACCGGGCGATCCGTCGACGCTCTCAAACCTCGGTTACGCCGACGACCGCGGCCTTCGCCCGGTGCTTGAGGCGTTTAAAACCGCCCAGAAACTCTGGGCCGGCGAGCGCGTCAACAACGACGGCACCTTCGAGGCAACCGACGCCGGACTCAACTACGAACCACCGAGCGGCAGCGACATTCCAGTGTACGTCGGCGGCGAGGGCCCGCATATGTGCCGGATGGCCGCCAAACACGCCGGTGGACTGCTGTTTAACGGTTCCCACGAGGCCGACCTCGCGTGGGCCCGCGACCAAGTTGAAAAGGGACTCGCCGACCGCCCGGACTCCCGCGGCGAGTTCGATCTCGCGGCCTACGCGAGTGTGAGCGTCGACGAAGACCGAAAAGCCGCCCGCGAGGCCGCCCGGCCGCCGGTCGCCTTTATTACGGCCGGGGCGGCTCCGCCGGTCCTAGATCGGCACAACGTCGACAAGCAGACCGCAAACGAAATCGGCGACAACATCAGTGCCGGAGAGTTCTCCGAGGCCTTCGAACTGGTCACCCCGGGGATGATCGATGCCTTCTGTATGGCCGGAACGGTCGATGCGGTCAGCGACCGGATGGCCGCTGTCCTCGATCACGCCGATAGCATCGTTGTCGGCTCACCGCTTGGGCCGGATCTGGAGAACGCCATCGACCTCGCAGCCGAAGCCTACGACCGCGTCGACTAA
- a CDS encoding site-2 protease family protein — MSTLLWILTGILAYSVIAVLLDRRGVLPDSFKVSGPLMTIHTGRGRAFLNWLSTPKRAWRALANIGVGIALVTMVGTFFMLIVQSVSILQSPPAETVLQNPRNALVIPGVNEFLPLSVAPEIIIGLLVGLVVHEGGHGLLCRVENIDIDSMGVVLFALLPIGAFVEPDEKSAGEANRGARTRMFAAGVLNNLLITALVFALLFGPVGSAIAVAPGAGVGGVFPNSAAEFADIEQGDRIVAVDGVTVDSNADLSTVLDETTAETLSVELADGRTVTVERSAFVTGLSEDSPFAGETGLSVNDTITAVNETPVSTERGIKAAAANESVVTLTYSNSTSGEERTTTGPLGVLTQVSDGGPLDSDGAPTGERIVITSIDGERILDFEDVTAVLDDREPGETVSVVAYVDGERDQYSAELASEPDGWVESTVEFFTGESDDDDRAIVGILGGASLSGVGVDGFGIQSYPADQFLAVLSGDIGDGLAISLLFLLILPFASIVDPAFGFNFAGFVDANAAFYEVVGPLSVLGEGGVFLLANILFWTGWINVNLALFNCIPAFPLDGGRILRTSTESIVSRLPIDSKPAFTRAITTSVGLIMLVSLVLMIFGPRLLN, encoded by the coding sequence ATGAGTACCCTACTCTGGATTCTCACTGGGATTTTGGCCTACTCGGTCATTGCGGTCCTCCTCGATAGACGGGGGGTGTTGCCCGACTCCTTCAAGGTGTCTGGCCCGCTGATGACGATCCACACCGGCCGCGGCCGTGCCTTTCTCAACTGGTTGTCGACCCCGAAACGCGCTTGGCGAGCGCTTGCGAACATCGGCGTCGGGATCGCGCTGGTGACGATGGTCGGCACGTTCTTCATGCTGATCGTCCAGAGCGTCTCGATCCTGCAGTCGCCGCCCGCCGAGACCGTCCTCCAGAACCCACGTAACGCGCTGGTCATCCCCGGCGTCAACGAGTTCCTCCCGCTGTCTGTCGCGCCCGAAATCATCATCGGGCTCCTCGTCGGGCTGGTCGTCCACGAGGGTGGCCACGGACTGCTCTGTCGCGTCGAGAACATCGATATCGACTCGATGGGGGTCGTGCTGTTCGCCCTGCTGCCCATCGGTGCGTTCGTCGAACCCGACGAGAAGAGTGCCGGCGAGGCAAATCGCGGGGCCCGAACCCGCATGTTCGCCGCGGGCGTGCTGAACAACTTGTTGATCACCGCGCTCGTGTTCGCACTGCTTTTCGGCCCGGTCGGGAGTGCGATTGCGGTCGCTCCGGGTGCGGGCGTCGGCGGAGTCTTCCCGAACAGTGCGGCCGAGTTTGCCGACATCGAGCAAGGAGATCGGATCGTTGCCGTCGACGGAGTCACCGTCGATTCGAACGCAGATCTGTCGACGGTGCTCGACGAGACCACCGCCGAGACGCTGTCGGTCGAACTGGCTGACGGTCGGACAGTGACTGTCGAACGGTCGGCGTTCGTCACCGGACTATCCGAGGATTCACCGTTTGCTGGCGAGACGGGACTCTCGGTCAACGATACGATTACCGCGGTCAACGAGACGCCCGTCTCGACCGAACGCGGGATCAAGGCGGCGGCCGCAAATGAGTCAGTCGTCACCCTTACCTACAGTAACAGTACCTCCGGCGAAGAGCGGACGACTACCGGCCCGCTGGGTGTGTTGACACAGGTCTCGGATGGTGGACCACTGGACTCCGACGGCGCACCGACCGGCGAGCGCATTGTGATAACCAGTATCGATGGCGAGCGAATCCTTGATTTCGAGGACGTCACAGCGGTACTCGATGATCGAGAGCCCGGCGAGACTGTCTCGGTCGTCGCCTACGTCGACGGCGAGCGGGACCAATACAGTGCCGAGCTCGCCAGCGAACCCGACGGCTGGGTTGAGTCCACTGTCGAGTTTTTCACTGGTGAGTCCGACGACGACGACCGGGCCATCGTTGGGATTCTCGGCGGTGCGTCGCTGAGCGGGGTCGGCGTCGACGGGTTCGGTATTCAGTCATACCCCGCCGATCAGTTCCTCGCTGTGCTCTCCGGAGATATCGGTGACGGGCTGGCAATCTCGCTGTTGTTCCTGCTGATCTTGCCGTTTGCCTCGATTGTCGACCCAGCGTTCGGCTTTAATTTCGCTGGCTTCGTCGACGCCAACGCCGCCTTCTACGAGGTCGTCGGTCCGCTGTCGGTACTCGGCGAGGGCGGGGTGTTCCTGCTGGCCAATATCCTGTTTTGGACCGGCTGGATCAACGTCAACCTCGCGCTGTTCAACTGCATTCCGGCGTTCCCGCTCGACGGGGGTCGGATTCTGCGAACGTCGACCGAATCGATTGTCTCGCGGCTCCCGATTGACTCCAAACCCGCCTTCACGCGGGCGATCACCACTAGCGTCGGTCTGATTATGCTGGTCAGCCTCGTGCTCATGATCTTCGGGCCGCGGCTGTTGAACTGA
- a CDS encoding heme-binding protein, with protein sequence MPEAPQTEEGWYVLHDFRTIDWDAWRETPDAERQRAISEGVDYFERHEAVDEEASAVFSILGHKADLLILHLRPTLDAVSRAERQFETTALAGVTDQSTSYVSVTEVSGYVSDDYFTEGGEVDTGLKRYIEGKLEPEIPDDEYVSFYPMSKRRGEEYNWYDLSFDDRAELMSGHGETGKGYAGKIKQVISSSVGFDDHEWGVTLFAAEPTDIKDIVYEMRFDEATSKYGEFGSFYIGRRFPPSDLGAYLAGETVPTGEADQSGGHPHGETAGHGEGHAHGDSHDHDEDHAHGHDEDHAHSHDEDHAHSHDESTADSEDPADEESIRGELADLDIYAGKPHGEDVYATVLYSKADRTELFEEVDGLRKNFDHYDTHVKTAVYGAKDDSRNAVVSIWETASAADTAAGFLSELPDIVERAGEESGFGTMGMFYTVKPDSREDFVDKFDTVGEVLAETEGHIETDLMVNHEDENDMFIASQWNSQQDAMGFFGSEEFRDTVEWGRDVLADRPRHVFLA encoded by the coding sequence ATGCCCGAAGCTCCACAGACAGAGGAAGGCTGGTACGTGCTGCACGATTTTCGGACGATTGATTGGGACGCGTGGCGCGAAACCCCCGACGCAGAGCGACAGCGCGCGATCAGCGAGGGCGTCGACTACTTCGAGCGCCACGAGGCGGTCGACGAGGAAGCCTCGGCGGTGTTCTCTATCCTCGGTCACAAAGCCGACCTGCTGATTTTGCATCTCCGACCCACGCTCGATGCGGTCTCGCGTGCCGAACGCCAGTTCGAAACCACTGCCCTTGCAGGCGTCACCGATCAGTCGACGTCCTACGTTTCGGTCACCGAGGTCTCGGGCTACGTTTCGGACGACTACTTCACCGAGGGCGGCGAGGTCGACACGGGCCTCAAACGATACATCGAGGGGAAACTCGAACCCGAGATCCCGGACGACGAGTACGTCTCGTTTTACCCGATGAGTAAGCGTCGCGGCGAGGAGTACAACTGGTACGACCTCTCGTTCGACGACCGCGCCGAACTGATGAGCGGCCACGGCGAGACCGGCAAAGGGTACGCCGGCAAGATCAAACAGGTCATCTCTTCGTCGGTCGGTTTCGACGACCACGAGTGGGGCGTGACGCTGTTTGCGGCCGAGCCGACTGATATCAAGGATATCGTCTACGAGATGCGGTTCGACGAGGCAACCTCGAAGTACGGCGAGTTCGGCTCCTTCTACATCGGTCGACGCTTCCCGCCGAGCGATCTGGGAGCGTATCTCGCTGGCGAGACGGTCCCGACGGGCGAGGCCGACCAGTCGGGAGGCCACCCACACGGGGAGACTGCGGGCCACGGTGAGGGCCATGCACACGGTGACTCCCACGATCATGACGAGGACCATGCTCACGGTCATGACGAAGATCACGCCCACAGTCATGACGAAGATCACGCCCACAGTCACGACGAGTCGACCGCCGACAGCGAGGACCCAGCAGACGAGGAGTCGATCCGCGGCGAGTTGGCCGATCTCGACATCTATGCGGGCAAACCCCACGGCGAGGACGTGTATGCGACGGTGCTCTACTCGAAGGCCGACCGAACCGAGCTGTTCGAGGAGGTCGACGGACTCAGAAAGAACTTCGATCACTACGATACCCACGTCAAAACCGCTGTCTACGGCGCGAAAGACGACAGCCGAAACGCGGTCGTCTCCATCTGGGAAACCGCCAGCGCCGCCGACACCGCCGCGGGCTTCCTCTCGGAACTCCCCGACATCGTCGAGCGGGCAGGCGAGGAATCGGGCTTCGGCACGATGGGGATGTTCTACACCGTCAAACCCGATTCCCGCGAGGACTTTGTCGACAAGTTCGACACCGTCGGCGAGGTGCTCGCCGAGACGGAGGGCCACATTGAGACGGATCTCATGGTGAACCACGAGGACGAAAACGATATGTTCATCGCCAGTCAGTGGAACTCCCAACAGGATGCGATGGGCTTCTTCGGCTCCGAGGAGTTCCGCGACACCGTCGAGTGGGGCCGTGATGTACTGGCCGACCGGCCGCGACACGTCTTCTTGGCCTGA
- a CDS encoding SHOCT domain-containing protein, translated as MSIASRIKADGRRLLHSPFWTGTAVTLFLVMPTFIIPTVPLWVSMATLVTMGPMIVLACYLLYERYGRPGSGDASTEASEERADAETPFDLLKRRYATGEIDEETFERRLERLLETEERAAEIANHEPVDEEMTVRNR; from the coding sequence ATGTCGATTGCGTCACGGATCAAAGCTGACGGTCGACGGCTCCTCCACTCACCGTTCTGGACGGGAACTGCGGTGACGCTGTTTTTGGTCATGCCGACGTTCATCATACCGACGGTTCCGCTATGGGTTTCGATGGCGACGTTGGTCACGATGGGACCGATGATCGTGCTGGCCTGCTACCTCCTGTATGAGCGGTACGGTCGACCCGGCTCCGGGGACGCGTCGACCGAGGCCAGCGAGGAACGAGCCGACGCCGAAACGCCGTTCGACCTGCTCAAGCGTCGGTACGCAACCGGTGAGATTGACGAGGAAACGTTCGAGCGGCGGCTCGAACGGTTGTTGGAAACCGAAGAGCGGGCAGCTGAAATAGCGAATCACGAACCGGTCGACGAAGAAATGACGGTCCGAAATCGGTAG
- a CDS encoding aldo/keto reductase: MQQRELGESGVEVSEVGFGAWVVGTDWWGDRSKDEAIEMIHHAIDEGITYFDTGDVYGHGNSEQVLGEALVDRRDEVTLATKVGYDFYNNPQAGHGELPKEITPEYVREATEKSLDRLGVDSVDVLQLHNANVEEVDEDILEVFDELKAEGTIEATGWALGPSIGWLAEGDMAIAEEFDCLQLVWNVFEQEVGNHFLETIEKTGSSTSLIPRVPHSSGLLNEQVTPETELGEGDHRGFRPDEWYETGWEKLETLRFLEGSKDGVPERTMGQAAIAYLLSHEDVATVTPTFRTKADITEWAGASEVPLTDGEVDRVDDLYETNFDIDRFDGMDSLRSSVDGEDLRDAGLARKVAGD, translated from the coding sequence ATGCAACAGCGAGAACTCGGCGAGTCCGGTGTTGAGGTCAGCGAGGTCGGCTTCGGTGCATGGGTCGTCGGCACCGACTGGTGGGGCGACCGGTCGAAAGACGAGGCTATCGAGATGATCCACCACGCTATCGATGAGGGGATCACCTACTTCGATACGGGCGATGTCTACGGCCACGGCAACTCCGAACAAGTCCTTGGCGAGGCACTCGTCGACCGCCGCGACGAGGTCACGCTCGCCACCAAGGTCGGCTACGATTTCTACAACAATCCACAGGCTGGCCACGGTGAGCTTCCCAAGGAGATCACTCCTGAGTACGTCCGCGAGGCCACCGAAAAGAGCCTCGACCGACTCGGCGTCGACTCAGTCGACGTGCTCCAACTCCACAACGCCAACGTTGAGGAGGTCGACGAAGATATCCTCGAAGTGTTTGACGAACTCAAAGCAGAGGGCACAATCGAGGCAACCGGCTGGGCGCTCGGTCCCTCGATTGGCTGGCTCGCCGAGGGCGATATGGCGATTGCCGAGGAATTCGACTGTCTCCAGTTGGTCTGGAACGTCTTCGAACAGGAGGTCGGCAACCATTTCCTGGAGACCATCGAAAAGACAGGGTCGTCGACGAGTCTGATCCCGCGAGTCCCCCACTCCTCGGGACTGCTCAACGAGCAGGTCACCCCCGAAACCGAACTCGGCGAGGGCGACCATCGCGGCTTCCGACCCGACGAGTGGTACGAGACGGGCTGGGAGAAGCTCGAAACGCTTCGGTTCCTTGAGGGCAGCAAGGATGGCGTTCCAGAACGAACGATGGGTCAGGCCGCCATCGCCTACCTGCTGAGCCACGAGGACGTGGCGACGGTGACCCCGACGTTCCGGACGAAAGCCGACATCACCGAGTGGGCCGGTGCCTCGGAGGTTCCGCTCACGGATGGGGAAGTCGACCGCGTCGACGACCTCTACGAGACGAACTTCGACATCGACCGCTTCGATGGGATGGACAGCCTTCGGTCCTCGGTCGACGGGGAGGATCTCCGAGACGCTGGGCTCGCCCGAAAAGTAGCCGGCGACTAA
- a CDS encoding CBS domain-containing protein, which produces MRVKELMSADIVTVPSGATMKGAAGQMLHNGVGSVIVMNDGTPAGIITEMDALRVGYGTNRPFENVPVWKVMSRPLVTIEPSKTIQTAIGRMEKQGVKKLPVVSGFDLVGMLTMSDIVRNHGELLTEARNLESGHGSRDPDEWRGNDD; this is translated from the coding sequence ATGCGCGTCAAGGAACTGATGAGTGCTGATATTGTGACAGTTCCATCGGGAGCAACGATGAAGGGGGCTGCCGGGCAGATGCTCCACAACGGTGTCGGCAGTGTCATCGTGATGAACGACGGGACGCCCGCCGGAATCATCACCGAGATGGACGCGCTGCGTGTCGGTTACGGCACTAACCGACCCTTCGAGAACGTGCCCGTTTGGAAAGTGATGAGTCGACCGCTGGTCACAATCGAGCCGAGCAAAACCATCCAGACGGCAATCGGTCGTATGGAAAAACAGGGAGTCAAAAAGCTCCCGGTAGTCTCTGGGTTCGATCTCGTCGGCATGCTGACGATGTCGGATATCGTCAGAAACCACGGCGAACTGTTGACCGAAGCCCGAAATCTCGAATCTGGCCACGGGAGCCGAGACCCCGACGAGTGGCGGGGCAACGACGACTAA
- a CDS encoding acyltransferase, with amino-acid sequence MTKRHVSLPADAAVGVRGFIDEVDERLSSDEETCKVVEDVLVDLFGDREAYEAWQAGESVSPATRVRLQGYDPCNTTVEAEYYAEKDEQKFERSKHLQWLWRQFDATPMADNVEFALQFRRMLADHLFEECGDNCRFFKGISFTYGHNITVGDNTVVHDDVHLDDRGKLTIGDQVSISDGVHIYSHDHDIVDQTSVRNYHTIIEDDARVTYDSMVRAGCRIGANSIVGARAVVQGDVPAHHIVVGMPAKSVKIKPGWESVADPIDDGRLDTNQTDREIEYEIDNEIEIFDEFQRTLSPPDAKQPPEHPDAADLPDAGQPDAQ; translated from the coding sequence ATGACGAAGCGACACGTGTCACTGCCTGCGGATGCCGCCGTGGGGGTCCGAGGATTCATCGACGAGGTGGATGAACGCCTGTCCTCGGATGAAGAAACCTGCAAGGTCGTCGAAGACGTTCTCGTCGACCTGTTTGGCGACCGAGAGGCCTACGAAGCCTGGCAGGCCGGAGAGTCTGTCTCGCCGGCGACACGCGTCCGACTGCAGGGGTACGATCCCTGTAACACGACTGTCGAGGCGGAGTACTACGCCGAAAAAGACGAACAGAAGTTCGAACGCTCGAAGCATCTCCAGTGGCTCTGGCGACAGTTCGACGCGACACCGATGGCCGACAACGTCGAGTTCGCCCTCCAGTTCCGCCGCATGCTCGCCGACCACCTCTTCGAGGAGTGTGGCGACAACTGCCGATTCTTCAAGGGTATCAGTTTCACCTACGGCCACAACATCACCGTTGGCGACAACACGGTCGTCCACGACGACGTCCATCTCGACGACCGCGGCAAACTCACTATTGGCGATCAGGTTTCGATCTCCGATGGGGTTCATATCTACAGCCACGACCACGACATCGTCGACCAGACCTCCGTGCGAAACTACCACACGATCATCGAGGACGATGCCCGCGTCACCTACGACTCGATGGTTCGGGCCGGCTGTCGGATCGGCGCAAACTCTATCGTCGGCGCGCGTGCGGTGGTCCAAGGCGACGTGCCGGCTCACCACATTGTCGTCGGGATGCCAGCCAAGAGCGTCAAAATCAAACCCGGCTGGGAATCGGTTGCCGACCCCATCGATGACGGTCGACTCGACACCAACCAGACCGACCGCGAAATCGAATACGAGATCGACAACGAGATTGAAATCTTCGACGAGTTCCAGCGGACGCTGTCGCCGCCGGATGCCAAGCAACCTCCGGAACACCCCGACGCTGCTGACCTGCCGGACGCAGGGCAGCCTGACGCCCAGTAG
- a CDS encoding Nmad3 family putative nucleotide modification protein, whose amino-acid sequence MARSIAINVAANTNLPGFRGPIYPDGRFVYIPIPEREPTTTAVPTYADLLDRLDPLPFVVDDEIRQLPVHLDPEFAGYPTCSQYTYGDEHGVKAGPLSELQPGDSLYFYATLSYHEPPDSLNTGPAVDWVAPDWGAYIIGEFRVDRVFDAEACASLSETDRERLASNAHCKRDPFDAKVLVVGDSDSQLFDRAVPLSSVDSGSTANRLVTQLSNDSGKGPWWRRRLWFDEAATEQLREIVDSKQPYN is encoded by the coding sequence GTGGCCCGAAGCATCGCGATCAACGTCGCCGCCAACACCAACCTCCCGGGGTTTCGCGGCCCGATCTATCCCGACGGCAGGTTCGTTTATATACCGATTCCGGAACGCGAGCCGACAACGACTGCGGTGCCGACGTACGCCGACCTGCTTGATCGACTCGATCCACTTCCGTTTGTGGTCGACGATGAGATCCGACAGCTTCCGGTTCATCTCGATCCCGAGTTCGCGGGCTATCCCACCTGTTCGCAGTACACCTATGGTGATGAACACGGCGTCAAAGCCGGACCGCTGTCCGAACTCCAGCCCGGTGATTCGCTCTACTTCTATGCCACGCTGAGCTACCACGAGCCACCCGACTCGCTAAACACTGGCCCGGCAGTCGACTGGGTCGCCCCCGACTGGGGTGCATACATAATTGGCGAGTTCCGGGTCGACCGCGTGTTCGATGCCGAGGCCTGCGCGAGCCTCTCGGAGACCGACCGTGAACGCCTCGCCAGCAACGCCCACTGCAAGCGCGACCCCTTTGACGCGAAGGTGCTCGTGGTCGGTGATTCGGACTCACAGCTCTTTGACCGGGCCGTCCCGCTCAGTTCGGTCGACAGTGGGTCGACGGCCAACCGACTCGTCACCCAGCTCTCGAACGATTCGGGCAAGGGACCGTGGTGGCGTCGACGGCTCTGGTTCGACGAGGCGGCGACCGAACAGCTCAGAGAGATCGTGGATAGTAAACAGCCATATAACTGA